One Scophthalmus maximus strain ysfricsl-2021 chromosome 1, ASM2237912v1, whole genome shotgun sequence genomic region harbors:
- the LOC124850007 gene encoding hepcidin-like → MKTLTLAVAVAVVLAFIWMQESAATFHGAQQPEEAVSNEDPAADPQETPVDSWMMPSNRQKRGMKCKFCCNCCNMNGCGMCCDF, encoded by the exons ATGAAGACTCTCACCCTTGCAGTCGCAGTGGCCGTCGTGCTCGCCTTCATTTGGATGCAGGAGAGCGCTGCCACATTCCACGGG GCACAACAGCCGGAGGAGGCGGTGAGCAATGAGGATCCAGCTGCTGATCCTCAGGAGACACCGGTGGACTCGTGGATG ATGCCGAGTAACAGACAGAAGCGCGGCATGAAGTGCAAGTTTTGCTGCAACTGCTGCAACATGAATGGCTGCGGCATGTGCTGCGATTTCTGA